One part of the Solanum dulcamara chromosome 8, daSolDulc1.2, whole genome shotgun sequence genome encodes these proteins:
- the LOC129898571 gene encoding uncharacterized protein LOC129898571, translating into MSIRIWFLIQQFVTRHNLPEHNHIPFVNYLRCHWCRTRVALIQDYIPTVNDLVFAGFFTRVFDVEVAQGEQYHRVIDGMTLVETYCIECRNLLGWELIAVSQPSRSHRVGGFYMRLHKIICWNNVTFLDTLLRSNNVQAPNNQDGGADEEQDHDQNVGANEQNVDQDGDINEQDLGENEENADQDEHANEQDLGANEQNTDQDENGDINEQVPDEQEVDANEQNADEEGGANEQDGGVNEQVPSQDVDIAEGMGNIDLNANI; encoded by the exons ATGTCTATTAGGATTTGGTTCTTGATCCAACAATTTGTGACAAGACACAATTTACCTGAACACAATCATATCCCTTTTGTTAATTACCTCCGCTGTCATTGGTGCAGAACTCGAGTTGCACTTATCCAGGACTACATTCCTACT GTAAACGACTTAGTGTTTGCAGGGTTCTTTACTAGAGT GTTTGATGTTGAAGTAGCACAGGGTGAGCAGTATCATCGAGTAATAGATGGCATGACCCTAGTCGAGACTTACTGTATCGAATGTAGAAACCTGCTCGGGTGGGAACTT ATTGCAGTCTCCCAACCATCTAGGAGCCATAGAGTAGGAGGATTCTATATGAGATT GCACAAGATTATTTGCTGGAACAATGTAACGTTCCTTGATACACTCCTCAGAAGCAATAATGTACAGGCTCCTAATAATCAAGATGGAGGTGCAGATGAAGAACAGGATCATGATCAAAATGTAGGCGCTAATGAGCAAAATGTTGATCAAGATGGAGACATTAATGAACAAGATTTAGGCGAGAATGAGGAAAATGCGGATCAAGATGAACATGCTAATGAACAAGATTTAGGCGCTAATGAGCAAAATACTGATCAGGATGAAAATGGAGACATTAATGAACAGGTTCCTGATGAACAAGAAGTGGATGCTAATGAGCAAAATGCTGATGAAGAAGGAGGTGCTAATGAACAAGATGGAGGCGTTAATGAACAAGTTCCTAGTCAAGATGTAGATATCGCTGAGGGAATGGGCAATATTGATCTAAATGCAAACATCTGA